The Aureitalea marina genome includes a window with the following:
- a CDS encoding DUF6089 family protein, which yields MRYFLSAILLVSISFSGISQTYEVGLLAGGANYIGDVGRTNYILPNELAFGGIFKWNRSPRHSFRGSIMFANISGDDSKSSDARRVERGLNFKNTITEFGLGLEYTFWEFDLHAGEPQSTPYLYSGVHYFLFKELRRLGDEISDYDSNSSFAIPIALGYKATIGTRFILAGEIGARYTFTDNLDGSNPTKGAPGNNDDIKFGNLNNNDWYVFTGITLTFAFGRQPCYCNF from the coding sequence ATGAGGTATTTTTTATCGGCTATTTTATTGGTAAGCATTTCGTTTTCAGGGATCTCTCAAACCTACGAGGTCGGACTGCTGGCCGGTGGTGCTAACTACATTGGAGATGTAGGAAGGACCAACTACATCCTTCCCAATGAACTGGCCTTCGGTGGGATCTTCAAATGGAACCGCAGCCCTCGACACTCTTTTCGTGGTAGTATTATGTTTGCTAATATCAGCGGAGACGATAGTAAGTCTAGTGACGCACGGCGGGTAGAACGAGGTCTAAACTTTAAGAACACCATTACCGAATTCGGATTGGGCTTAGAATATACCTTTTGGGAATTCGACCTGCACGCTGGAGAACCTCAATCCACTCCTTATTTATATTCAGGAGTTCATTATTTCCTATTTAAAGAGTTGAGACGATTGGGAGACGAGATCAGCGACTACGATAGCAATTCCTCTTTTGCCATTCCAATAGCTCTTGGTTATAAAGCCACAATTGGCACCCGCTTCATCTTGGCCGGGGAGATCGGGGCCAGATATACCTTTACAGACAACCTGGATGGGAGTAATCCAACAAAAGGGGCTCCGGGCAACAATGATGACATCAAATTTGGGAACCTGAATAATAACGACTGGTACGTTTTTACCGGGATAACCCTTACCTTTGCATTCGGGCGACAGCCTTGCTACTGCAACTTTTAA